One genomic window of Glycine max cultivar Williams 82 chromosome 16, Glycine_max_v4.0, whole genome shotgun sequence includes the following:
- the LOC100811365 gene encoding chromatin modification-related protein EAF1 B isoform X3: MNGYKSGSALLVNAEVDSMGGVVDGGIGIGLKISPRRAAIEKAQAELREEYDVREERRRELEFLEKGGNPLDFKSGNAASVSVQSTSLTDQLHEQFVTSEAKGSFALTASPHGDSVDSSARPGAPLASEPNTADNLLLFDGENELPETERRCLHSNRRNNIALSEQSSQIDGSQNAKETEDSAIFRPYARRNRSRSGHGPRGASREVKGLTSETNSQKNLNLSTVSKPKPSCLNGDVGPKYLTTNNTLNNELVGIRDHQSTSGNASVPEDKLDITVNRNLKENHGTLPSEDNTVQDPVLMASGEDNIVELREPVAVVNHEPPPHVPTTKPENGPYCQPNGFGNVEVDRKSVLNEGQNSIATLGKNFNLESSCTKTSLVRDVNIDSDMCTNTKNVDANGNTMEQTFALENKLNFAGCKVVKDRHKTKNANGATVSNEHDAGYQNHSGCGNIVKAEEDVHIKSSCMSNVKGVPHNDSNISKVDKDTILVDQSNFVKENSCERHQVPVDVSLSEPPKTAPDVKGTSAASDDQPCPMHNMKLADKAHEDSILEEAKIIEAKRKRIAELSLHSLSTQNHRKSHWGFVLEEMAWLANDFAQERLWKIAAAAQLGHQTAFTCRSRFEKLNRQLETKILSHRIAKAVMQFWHSAKLLLDNDLGINCIVGCVESGKVDANEALRDQRRNSNMETSKFLEGQNPEKHAALKVHAYALRFLKANRSHGISSQAEAPTTPEKIFDSSTVDMSWDEHLNEENLFYEVPPTAMETYRKAIESHFLQFEKTGSSIQEEVATSVYDTAAEFGSQENAYDEEEGETRTYYLPSVYEGNRSSKSAQKKHKNLKAYTPRFGDAGADFPYVHYATGNQPSMLFEKRPASLNVGSIPTKRMRTATRHRVVSPFTVNIGTVQAQAKADASSGDTNSFHDDQSTLHVGPLIQKSTEVESVADYEKQLSQDCAETFVKTKKKKKAKTLGTTYDQGWQLDSVVLNEQRDQSKKRGESHHFESNGSSGFCGQPNSKKPKIMRQSLDNPLDNIVSMTNSIPSPVASQMSNMSNPNKFIKIISGRDRGRKAKALKISAGQPGSGSPWSLFEDQALVVLVHDMGPNWELISDAINSALQIKCVFRKPKECKERHKNLMDRTTGDGADSAEDSGSSHSYPSTLPGIPKQGSARQLFQRLQGPLEEDTLKSHFEKIIKIGQKQHYPQNQVDNLDSKQLAPVHNSHVIALSLTIPNNLNGCILTPLDLCEAEEINPDVPALGYQSSHPGGLTLPNQGFVPSMLPTSGVNSSLPGSSSGMVLGHNLSSSPGASVRGGRYGIPRNSPSSVDEQQRIQYNQMLSGRNIQQSMSVTGTLSGSDHGVRILPGGNGMGLMGGINKNMAMRPGFQGMASPSMLNSGSMLSSSMVGMPSPVNMHSGVGPGQGNSILRPHENLHMMRPGHNPEHQRQMMVPELQRQVTQGNSQGIPALCGLSSAFSNQTTPPVQPYPGHAQQPHQLSQQQSHLSNPRPHLQGPSHATNSQQQAYAVRLAKERQLQQRYLQHQQQLVASNALIPHVQAKSQLPISSLPLQNSSQVQSQNSPQQVPLSPLTPSSPLTPMSSQLQQQKLHHIQPGFSRNPTASGLTNQAAKQRPRHPPQQQYQQPSRQHPSQRHDVQSQQQTKLLKGMGRGNMLVHQNLSVDTSQSGLSLPAGSQTGEKGDQILHMMQGQNLYPGSGLNPNQPSKPLGHAHSSNHSQLQQKLHSGSPTTSSKQLHISSDTSGQGQVSPVSSGQLLSPPHPAVIASNHHQLLPQIQSKKINQTQINVQRMLPQNHLVHSVSSSKSQSDPTQSDQQPANSASQVSAMTQGCVDSASVVPGVSTVSSQWKVSEPPFDSTMNNQTTQVSSLGSAPVENSTGNEQPAISQGLGPRSVSLISQAHNSDTQWQQQQSQSLQQSSQPILSQQPYQAESQQQQEQDQHSPRDLALQHQPQQHMQHLQSGQSSLFIQPPNSNVE, from the exons ATGAATGGATATAAATCAGGATCTGCTCTCCTTGTAAATGCTGAGGTTGATTCTATGGGTGGAGTTGTTGACGGTGGAATTGGTATAGGTTTGAAGATCTCTCCGCGCAGAGCAGCAATTGAGAAGGCGCAAGCAGAGCTCAG AGAGGAGTATGATGTTcgtgaagaaagaagaagagagctTGAATTTCTTGAAAAA GGTGGGAATCCTCTGGACTTTAAGTCTGGGAATGCTGCTTCAGTTAGTGTTCAGTCTACTTCACTCACTGATCAGCTTCATGAGCAGTTTGTGACCAG TGAAGCAAAAGGTAGTTTTGCATTGACTGCCTCCCCTCATGGTGACTCTGTTGACAGTAGTGCTAGACCCGGGGCTCCTTTGGCCAGTGAGCCTAATACTGCTGATAATCTCCTACTTTTTGATGGTGAGAATGAGTTGCCTGAAACTGAAAGGAGGTGCTTGCATTCAAACAGAAGGAATAATATTGCTCTGTCAGAACAGTCTTCCCAAATTGATGGGAGTCAAAATGCTAAGGAGACTGAAGATTCTGCTATTTTCCGGCCATATGCACGAAGGAACCGATCTAGATCAGGTCATGGTCCTCGGGGAGCTTCAAGGGAAGTGAAGGGGTTAACGTCTGAAACAAATAGCCAAAAGAACCTTAATTTGTCAACTGTATCTAAGCCAAAGCCTTCCTGTTTAAATGGTGATGTTGGCCCCAAATATTTGACTACTAATAATACTCTGAATAATGAATTGGTTGGGATCCGAGATCATCAATCCACTAGTGGCAATGCTAGTGTTCCCGAAGACAAATTGGATATTACGGTGAAtagaaacttaaaagaaaatcatGGAACTCTACCTTCTGAAGATAATACTGTTCAAGACCCAGTTCTCATGGCTTCTGGAGAAGATAACATAGTTGAATTAAGGGAGCCAGTAGCTGTTGTCAATCATGAGCCTCCACCTCATGTACCTACTACAAAACCTGAAAATGGGCCTTATTGTCAGCCAAATGGGTTTGGCAATGTAGAAGTAGACAGGAAAAGTGTACTAAATGAAGGCCAAAATAGCATTGCTACATTAGGCAAGAATTTCAATTTAGAGTCCTCGTGCACAAAAACTAGCTTAGTTAGAGATGTAAATATTGATAGTGATATGTGTACTAATACAAAGAATGTTGATGCTAATGGAAATACCATGGAACAAACATTTGCATTAGAGAATAAACTGAACTTCGCTGGCTGCAAAGTTGTGAAAGATAGGCATAAGACCAAAAATGCAAATGGTGCTACTGTTAGCAATGAGCATGATGCTGGTTATCAAAATCATTCTGGTTGTGGTAATATTGTCAAAGCTGAGGAAGATGTCCATATTAAGAGTTCTTGCATGTCAAATGTCAAAGGAGTACCTCATAATGACAGTAACATATCAAAAGTTGATAAAGATACCATCTTAGTGGATCAGTCCAATTTTGTCAAGGAAAACAGCTGTGAAAGACATCAGGTTCCTGTGGATGTGTCACTTTCAGAACCTCCTAAGACTGCTCCAGATGTAAAGGGTACAAGCGCCGCCTCTGATGATCAACCATGTCCTATGCACAATATGAAGTTAGCAGACAAGGCTCATGAAGATTCAATTTTGGAAGAGGCTAAAATTATAGAG GCCAAGCGGAAGAGAATTGCAGAATTATCTCTTCACTCCTTATCCACACAGAACCACAGAAAGTCACACTGGGGTTTTGTTCTAGAGGAAATGGCATGGCTAGCAAATGATTTTGCTcag GAGCGCCTTTGGAAGATAGCTGCTGCTGCACAATTGGGCCATCAAACAGCTTTTACTTGTCGCTCAAGATTTGAAAAACTGAACAGACAATTAGAGACAAAAATTTTGTCTCACAGGATAGCAAAGGCTGTCATGCAGTTTTGGCATTCAGCTAAGCTGCTTCTAGACAATGATCTTGGTATTAACTGCATTGTTGGTTGTGTTGAATCTGGGAAAGTTGATGCAAATGAAGCTTTGAGGGATCAAAGAAGAAATAGCAATATG GAGACAAGCAAATTTTTGGAGGGACAAAATCCTGAAAAACATGCTGCACTTAAAGTGCATGCATATGCTTTGAGATTTTTAAAGGCTAATAGATCTCATGGAATTTCCTCTCAAGCAGAAGCACCAACAACACCTGAAAAGATATTTGACTCAAGCACTGTAGATATGTCATGGGATGAGCATCTTAATGAA GAAAATCTTTTTTATGAAGTTCCTCCTACTGCAATGGAAACATATAGAAAAGCTATCGAATCTCATTTCCTACAGTTCGAG aAAACTGGGAGTAGCATTCAAGAGGAAGTTGCAACATCTGTGTATGATACTGCAGCAG AGTTTGGGTCTCAAGAGAATGCATATgatgaggaagaaggagaaaccAGAACTTATTACTTGCCCAGTGTCTACGAGGGCAACAGATCATCAAAATCTGCGCAgaagaaacataaaaatttgAAGGCTTACACTCCTAGATTTGGTGATGCTGGTGCTGATTTTCCTTATGTACACTATGCAACTGGAAATCAACCATCCATGCTGTTTGAAAAAAGACCTGCTAGTTTAAATGTTGGGTCAATACCAACAAAGCGCATGCGCACTGCTACTAGGCATAGAGTTGTAAGTCCTTTCACTGTCAACATTGGGACTGTACAGGCTCAAGCTAAGGCGGATGCTTCAAGTGGTGATACCAATTCCTTTCATGATGACCAGAGTACTTTACATGTTGGACCCCTGATCCAGAAAAGTACTGAAGTTGAGTCAGTTGCAGATTATGAAAAACAGTTATCTCAGGACTGTGCAGAAACATTTGttaaaacaaagaagaagaagaaggcaaAGACTCTG GGTACTACATATGATCAGGGATGGCAGTTGGACTCTGTTGTTCTAAATGAACAG AGGGATCAGTCCAAGAAGAGAGGGGAAAGTCATCACTTTGAATCTAATGGAAGTAGTG GTTTCTGTGGGCAACCCAATTCTAAGAAACCAAAGATAATGAGGCAGTCACTTGATAATCCTTTGGACAATATTGTGTCCATGACTAATTCTATTCCTTCCCCAGTTGCGTCACAAATGAGTAACATGTCAAAtcctaataaatttattaagatCATTAGTGGGCGAGACAGGGGCCGGAAAGCTAAAGCTCTGAAG ATTTCAGCTGGACAGCCTGGTTCTGGAAGTCCTTGGTCACTATTTGAAGATCAG GCTCTTGTGGTCCTGGTGCATGATATGGGTCCAAACTGGGAGCTCATAAGTGATGCTATCAATAGTGCTCTTCAAATTAAG TGCGTCTTTCGGAAACCAAAAGAATGCAAGGAGCGTCATAAAAATTTAATGGATAGAACTACCGGGGATGGTGCAGATAGTGCTGAAGATTCAGGGTCTTCACATTCTTATCCTTCTACATTACCTGGAATTCCTAAG CAGGGTAGTGCAAGGCAGTTGTTTCAACGTTTGCAGGGGCCATTGGAGGAGGATACACTGAAGTCTCATTTTgagaaaattataaagattgGGCAGAAGCAGCATTACCCTCAGAATCAG GTTGATAACCTGGATTCAAAACAATTAGCGCCTGTCCATAATTCACACGTGATTGCTCTTTCCCTAACCATCCCCAACAACCTGAATGGATGTATTTTAac GCCACTTGATCTCTGTGAAGCTGAAGAAATAAATCCAGATGTCCCAGCCCTTGGGTATCAAAGTTCTCATCCTGGTGGTTTGACATTACCGAATCAAGGTTTTGTACCATCAATGCTTCCTACATCCGGGGTGAATTCTTCACTACCAGGGTCTTCTTCTGGTATGGTTCTTGGCCATAACTTGTCATCATCTCCTGGTGCATCTGTCAG GGGTGGTAGATATGGGATTCCAAGAAATTCACCTTCATCAGTGGATGAGCAACAGAGAATACAATACAATCAAATGCTATCTGGAAGAAACATTCAGCAGAGTATGTCAGTTACAGGGACTCTTTCTGGAAGTGATCATGGTGTTCGCATACTTCCTGGTGGAAATGGTATGGGCTTAATGGGTGGAATTAACAAAAACATGGCAATGAGGCCAGGGTTTCAAGGAATGGCATCACCATCAATGCTTAATTCTGGAAGCATGCTTTCCTCTAGTATGGTTGGTATGCCAAGCCCTGTAAATATGCACTCTGGAGTTGGTCCTGGACAAGGCAACTCAATCTTAAGACCTCATGAGAATCTACATATGATGAGG CCTGGTCATAACCCAGAACATCAGAGACAAATGATGGTTCCAGAGCTTCAGAGGCAGGTCACCCAAGGCAACAGTCAAGGTATTCCTGCTCTTTGTGGGCTGAGTTCTGCCTTTAGCAATCAGACAACACCACCAGTTCAGCCTTACCCAGGACATGCCCAACAGCCACACCAACTGTCCCAGCAGCAGTCCCATCTCAGTAATCCTCGTCCTCATCTTCAAGGTCCGAGTCATGCCACTAATTCACAGCAACAAGCATATGCTGTCCGGTTGGCAAAGGAAAGACAACTGCAGCAACGATACCTGCAGCACCAGCAGCAGCTTGTTGCATCAAATGCATTAATACCACATGTCCAGGCAAAGTCTCAACTTCCCATCTCATCATTACCATTGCAGAACAGTTCTCAGGTTCAATCACAAAATTCTCCTCAGCAAGTGCCTCTTTCACCTTTAACGCCATCATCCCCTTTGACTCCCATGTCATCCCAGCTCCAACAGCAAAAACTTCACCATATACAGCCTGGGTTCAGCAGGAATCCCACTGCTAGTGGGTTGACTAATCAAGCAGCAAAGCAACGCCCACGACATCCGCCGCAGCAGCAGTATCAGCAACCTAGTAGGCAACATCCTAGTCAACGGCATGATGTACAGTCTCAACAGCAGACAAAACTTCTGAAGGGAATGGGAAGAGGAAATATGTTGGTCCATCAGAACCTCTCTGTGGATACTTCTCAAAGTGGACTCTCTCTGCCTGCGGGAAGCCAAACTGGTGAAAAAGGGGACCAAATCTTGCACATGATGCAAGGTCAAAATTTATATCCTGGATCTGGTTTAAACCCAAATCAACCATCAAAGCCTTTGGGTCATGCTCATTCTTCAAACCATTCACAGTTGCAGCAGAAGCTACATTCTGGGTCACCAACCACTTCATCAAAGCAACTTCATATTTCTTCAGATACTAGTGGTCAAGGACAGGTTTCACCAGTTTCATCAGGTCAGTTGTTGTCACCTCCTCACCCAGCTGTTATTGCTTCGAACCACCATCAGCTGCTGCCACAGATTCAGTCTAAGAAAATTAATCAAACTCAAATAAATGTTCAGAGAATGTTGCCTCAAAACCATCTCGTGCATTCTGTGTCATCAAGCAAGTCTCAGTCTGATCCAACTCAATCTGATCAACAGCCTGCAAACAGTGCTTCCCAGGTTAGTGCAATGACTCAGGGTTGTGTGGATTCTGCTAGTGTGGTACCAGGTGTTTCTACTGTATCTTCTCAGTGGAAAGTATCAGAACCACCATTTGATTCCACTATGAACAATCAAACAACTCAAGTGAGCTCCTTGGGGAGTGCTCCTGTTGAAAATTCCACTGGAAATGAGCAACCAGCAATTAGTCAAGGGTTGGGGCCAAGATCAGTTAGCTTGATTTCTCAGGCACATAATTCTGATACACAGTGGCAGCAACAGCAGTCGCAATCTCTCCAACAGTCATCACAACCCATCCTATCTCAGCAGCCATATCAGGCTGAGTCGCAGCAGCAACAGGAGCAAGATCAACATTCTCCTAGAGATCTTGCTTTACAACATCAACCTCAGCAACATATGCAACATCTACAATCAGGGCAGAGCAGTTTGTTTATCCAGCCACCTAATTCTAATGTGGAATGA